CCGAACCCAAGGCCCTGGGACGCGCCAAGGACATCATCGAGCGCGGCCAACAGGGTCTCTTCGACGCCATCGTGGTGGGGCGCAGGGGATTGACCCGAACCCAGAAGTTTTTTATGGGCAGTCTGACCGCCAACCTGGTGGAGCACTCGCGGGTCATCCCGCTCTGGGTCGTGGACGGCGAGGTGACCGCCCCGGGGATCATCCTCGCCGTGGACGGCTCCGAAAGCTCCCTGCGGGCCGTCGATCATTTGAGTTTCATGCTCAGCGGGCTGCCGCCGGAGAACCGGATCACCCTTTTTCACGTCACGCCCCGGGCCGCGGACACCTGCGTGGTGGACTTCGAGGAGCGTGACAGCGCCATCGACGCGGTGGTGACCCGCGGCGACCGCCGCTGCGTGGATCAGTTTTACGCCCACGCCTTCAAAAAGTTCCAGGAGGCCGGGATTGCGGAGGCGCAGATCGAGGTGAAAACCTCCCGGCGCGGCGCCAATATCGGCAAGGCCATCCTGGGCGAGGTTCAAAAGGGCGATTACGGCACGCTGGTCATCGGCCGGCGGGGGATCAGTCGGGCATTTTTCA
The genomic region above belongs to Desulfobacteraceae bacterium and contains:
- a CDS encoding universal stress protein, producing the protein MEKKVLLAVDDSLHSKNAVDYAVRVGAFARDLSYTLFYVQPSISQFLLEEARTSSQANAELKKVIRKNTAAARGILEKLKERMVRSGVDAARIELETEPKALGRAKDIIERGQQGLFDAIVVGRRGLTRTQKFFMGSLTANLVEHSRVIPLWVVDGEVTAPGIILAVDGSESSLRAVDHLSFMLSGLPPENRITLFHVTPRAADTCVVDFEERDSAIDAVVTRGDRRCVDQFYAHAFKKFQEAGIAEAQIEVKTSRRGANIGKAILGEVQKGDYGTLVIGRRGISRAFFMGSVSRHVIEKVSGRALWIVS